In Cicer arietinum cultivar CDC Frontier isolate Library 1 chromosome 7, Cicar.CDCFrontier_v2.0, whole genome shotgun sequence, a single window of DNA contains:
- the LOC101492372 gene encoding transcription termination factor MTEF1, chloroplastic-like encodes MAIIIELYPKFFFSKTPISKPFINPNFNPRKNTKSHQFFKPVAQFSHQPTTTTPSYRGTIFREKVIYLEKLKVNPEKAFKQNPTLRSCSLRTIKSVIQCLSSMGIHRNAMGRILDMLPELLTCEPHNDIYPLLDFLLNEVRIPYPDVQKSILRCPRLLVSSVENRLRPALCFLRELGFVGPHSLTCQTTLLLVSSVDGTLLPKVEFLMGLGFTRVEVSNMVVRSPGLLTLSVANNLAPKVEFFLKEMNGDVVELKRFPQFFSFSLEGRIKPRHAVLVRLGLSLPLQEMLQISDGGFDSMLLELRLRALEGR; translated from the coding sequence ATGGCGATAATAATCGAACTATACCCCAAATTCTTCTTCTCTAAAACTCCAATTTCAAAACCCTTCATAAACCCTAATTTCAATCCCAGAAAAAACACCAAATCTCATCAATTCTTCAAACCAGTCGCTCAATTTTCCCACcaaccaacaacaacaaccccTTCTTATCGTGGCACCATTTTCCGGGAAAAAGTTATCTACCTCGAGAAACTCAAAGTAAACCCTGAAAAAGCCTTCAAACAAAACCCTACCCTTCGATCTTGCTCTCTAAGAACCATAAAATCGGTTATACAATGTCTTTCATCAATGGGAATACACAGAAACGCAATGGGTAGAATCCTCGACATGCTACCCGAACTTCTCACGTGCGAACCACACAATGACATTTACCCCCTTCTCGATTTCCTTCTCAATGAGGTTCGAATTCCTTACCCAGATGTTCAAAAATCAATCTTGCGGTGTCCTAGGTTGTTGGTTAGTAGCGTAGAGAATCGATTAAGACCTGCACTTTGTTTTTTGAGGGAATTAGGGTTTGTTGGGCCCCACTCTCTCACGTGCCAAACAACATTGCTTTTGGTTTCGAGTGTTGACGGTACCCTTTTGCCTAAAGTTGAGTTTTTGATGGGTTTGGGGTTCACACGTGTGGAGGTTTCGAATATGGTTGTGAGGTCACCTGGGTTGTTGACTTTGAGTGTGGCTAATAATTTGGCTCCAAAGGTTGAGTTTTTCTTGAAGGAGATGAATGGTGATGTGGTTGAGTTGAAAAGGTTTCCTCAGTTTTTCTCTTTTAGCTTGGAAGGGAGGATTAAGCCTCGCCATGCTGTGCTTGTTCGGCTTGGGTTGTCTCTTCCTTTGCAAGAGATGTTGCAGATTAGTGATGGAGGGTTTGATTCTATGTTGCTTGAATTGCGGTTACGGGCGCTTGAGGGAAGATAG
- the LOC101492704 gene encoding uncharacterized protein, whose protein sequence is MGSNSSRPTSSTSKGLRGFHSYCLGSCSGSHGTDNQQHQVCDQNKVNGSDVTYADGNLSDSNEMKTKSFRKVKTKYSDITCMSKINLDEWSETRIPNTSSRSGTSTVHASSTHSLNPTRRFLSRFGIIPSNINFRLNRFTSSRSSRSRPVTSASLSIFDNDVEHNLHQEPCSSLINRNETRWCSSLLPASFVNQIPTECHEDTPNSSNPTSGFGARDELDVSLFSSRTRADTENIETRHIDRQTGAREPVEPNARFSRTLSVGRLRDRVLRRSTLSDLTFFPLQQERELRDANQNVANSRMSPSDHSVVSSSSMSNSMFSIQNYDVETSRSRDGRYQDLLEHRSNFLERRRRLRSQVRSLQRLGSRFENHSAHERSCILSDRHRSGRCTCRFINRDTNSNDDTGARASISRIVILAEALFEVLDEIHLQSVVLPSHPSVSSIGSVPAPISVVDSLPLKLYDKLLKDQEDATECYICLVEYEDGDSVRVLPCHHEFHRTCIDKWLKEIHSVCPLCRRNICILDATPTQN, encoded by the exons ATGGGATCCAATAGTAGCAGACCAACTTCATCTACTTCTAAGGGACTCAGAGGGTTTCACTCTTATTGTCTTGGAAGTTGTTCTGGATCTCATGGCACTGATAATCAACAACACCAG GTTTGTGATCAGAATAAAGTAAATGGCAGTGATGTTACATATGCTGATGGAAATCTATCGGACTCAAATGAGATGAAAACAAAGTCTTTTAGAAAGGTTAAAACTAAATACAGTGACATTACTTGTATGTCTAAGATCAACCTTGATGAGTGGAGTGAAACAAGGATCCCCAACACTTCGTCTCGAAGTGGTACCAGCACTGTTCATGCTTCTTCAACTCATTCGTTGAATCCTACACGTCGATTCCTTTCTCGGTTTGGCATCATTCCCAGTAATATAAACTTCAGACTTAACAGATTTACCAGTTCGAGGTCGTCAAGATCTCGTCCTGTTACTTCTGCAAGTTTGTCAATATTTGACAATGATGTTGAGCATAATCTACATCAAGAACCTTGTAGCAGTTTGATTAACAGAAATGAAACTCGATGGTGTAGCAGCTTGCTACCTGCATCTTTTGTTAATCAAATACCTACAGAGTGTCATGAAGATACTCCTAATAGTAGCAATCCCACTAGTGGCTTTGGGGCAAGAGATGAGTTGGATGTGAGCTTATTTTCTTCGAGAACTCGAGCAGACACAGAAAATATTGAAACTAGACATATAGATCGACAAACTGGAGCTCGAGAACCAGTTGAACCGAATGCTCGTTTTAGTCGAACTTTAAGTGTTGGAAGGCTTCGTGACAGAGTTCTTCGTCGATCAACATTGTCTGATCTTACCTTTTTCCCTCTGCAACAAGAGAGAGAACTGAGAGATGCTAATCAGAATGTGGCAAATTCAAGAATGTCACCATCTGATCATAGTGTTGTTAGTTCTTCTAGTATGTCTAACTCCATGTTTAGCATTCAAAACTATGACGTTGAGACCTCACGTTCGAGAGACGGTAGATATCAGGATCTACTAGAGCATAGGTCCAACTTCCTTGAACGAAGAAGAAGATTACGGTCACAG GTCCGTTCACTTCAGCGGCTGGGAAGCCGGTTTGAAAATCATTCTGCACATGAGAGATCATGTATCTTGTCTGATCGACATAGAAGTGGTCGTTGTACATGCCGATTCATAAACCGTGATACTAATTCAAATGATGATACTGGTGCTAGGGCTAGCATATCAAGAATTGTTATACTCGCTGAAGCCTTATTTGAG GTTCTGGATGAAATTCACCTGCAATCTGTTGTTTTACCTTCCCATCCTTCTGTATCTTCCATTGGATCTGTTCCCGCGCCAATCAGTGTTGTGGATTCCTTGCCTCTCAAGTTATATGATAAGTTGCTTAAAGATCAAGAAGATGCTACAGA ATGCTATATATGCCTTGTGGAGTATGAGGATGGAGACAGCGTGCGAGTTCTGCCTTGCCATCATGAATTTCATAGAACATGTATAGACAAGTGGTTGAAGGAGATTCACAG CGTATGTCCACTATGTCGAAGGAACATCTGCATTTTGGATGCAACACCGACTCAGAATTAG
- the LOC101503339 gene encoding pectin acetylesterase 8 isoform X1 → MESARIIQWLVLCALLSLHAEGNFVPMTRLENAVSKGAVCLDGSPPTFHFDEGHGDGVNNWIVHIEGGGWCHNVQDCLGRKNSRLGSSDHMKEKSYFSGYLSNNQQFNPDFYNWNRVKVRYCDGSSFTGDVEEVDPTTKLHFRGARIFSAVMEELLARGMVHAKNAILSGCSAGGLTSILHCDGFKALLPNGARVKCVSDAGYFVNVKDISGEQFIEEYFRQVVETHGSAKNLPTSCTSTLSPGLCFFPQYMASGIKTPIFIVNAAYDSWQIKNILAPGAADPNGQWRSCKTNLINCSPKQLNIMQDYRSQFLKALSVVGNSSSNGMFIDSCYIHCQTEPQETWLQSDSPTVANKTIAGAVADWFYERSASREIDCSYPCNPTCQDRVDALPYPGIY, encoded by the exons ATGGAGAGTGCAAGAATCATTCAATGGTTGGTATTATGTGCATTGCTATCACTTCATGCAGAAGGAAATTTTGTTCCAATGACTCGGCTTGAAAATGCGGTATCAAAAGGAGCTG TGTGTTTGGATGGAAGCCCCCCAACTTTCCATTTTGATGAAGGACATGGAGATGGAGTTAACAACTGGATTGTTCACATTGAG ggAGGCGGATGGTGCCACAATGTCCAAGATTGCCTTGGTCGAAAGAATAGTCGTTTGGGTTCATCGGACCATATGAAAGAGAAAAGTTACTTTTCTGGATATTTAAGTAACAACCAACAATTTAATCCAG aTTTCTACAATTGGAATAGAGTCAAGGTTAGGTACTGTGATGGATCATCATTTACTGGTGATGTGGAAGAAGTTGATCCA ACAACCAAATTGCACTTCAGAGGAGCAAGGATTTTCTCTGCTGTAATGGAAGAGTTACTAGCAAGAGGAATGGTTCATGCTAAAAAT GCTATTCTTTCTGGATGTTCTGCTGGAGGATTGACTTCTATATTACACTGTGATGGCTTTAAAGCACTATTACCTAATGGAGCTAGAGTTAAATGTGTCTCAGACGCTGGTTATTTTGTTAATGT AAAGGATATCTCAGGAGAACAATTTATTGAAGAGTACTTCCGTCAAGTTGTTGAAACACAT ggCTCAGCAAAGAATTTACCTACATCCTGCACTTCAACACTCAGTCCAGGGCTG TGTTTTTTCCCACAATATATGGCATCAGGTATCAAAACGCCCATCTTCATTGTAAATGCAGCCTATGACTCATGGCAG ATTAAGAACATTTTAGCACCTGGTGCTGCCGATCCAAACGGTCAATGGCGTAGCTGCAAGACTAATCTAATCAACTGCTCACCCAAACAACTAAATATAATGCAAG ATTATAGGTCACAATTCTTGAAGGCCTTGAGTGTTGTAGGCAACTCTTCATCAAATGGAATGTTTATAGACTCTTGCTATATCCACTGCCAAACAGAACCACAGGAAACATGGTTACAAAGTGACTCTCCAACGGTTGCTAATAAA ACAATTGCAGGGGCAGTAGCAGATTGGTTTTATGAAAGAAGTGCTTCCCGTGAGATAGATTGCAGTTACCCTTGCAACCCTACTTGTCAGGATCGTGTAGATGCATTACCCTACCCAGGAATATACTAG
- the LOC101503339 gene encoding pectin acetylesterase 8 isoform X2, whose amino-acid sequence MKEKSYFSGYLSNNQQFNPDFYNWNRVKVRYCDGSSFTGDVEEVDPTTKLHFRGARIFSAVMEELLARGMVHAKNAILSGCSAGGLTSILHCDGFKALLPNGARVKCVSDAGYFVNVKDISGEQFIEEYFRQVVETHGSAKNLPTSCTSTLSPGLCFFPQYMASGIKTPIFIVNAAYDSWQIKNILAPGAADPNGQWRSCKTNLINCSPKQLNIMQDYRSQFLKALSVVGNSSSNGMFIDSCYIHCQTEPQETWLQSDSPTVANKTIAGAVADWFYERSASREIDCSYPCNPTCQDRVDALPYPGIY is encoded by the exons ATGAAAGAGAAAAGTTACTTTTCTGGATATTTAAGTAACAACCAACAATTTAATCCAG aTTTCTACAATTGGAATAGAGTCAAGGTTAGGTACTGTGATGGATCATCATTTACTGGTGATGTGGAAGAAGTTGATCCA ACAACCAAATTGCACTTCAGAGGAGCAAGGATTTTCTCTGCTGTAATGGAAGAGTTACTAGCAAGAGGAATGGTTCATGCTAAAAAT GCTATTCTTTCTGGATGTTCTGCTGGAGGATTGACTTCTATATTACACTGTGATGGCTTTAAAGCACTATTACCTAATGGAGCTAGAGTTAAATGTGTCTCAGACGCTGGTTATTTTGTTAATGT AAAGGATATCTCAGGAGAACAATTTATTGAAGAGTACTTCCGTCAAGTTGTTGAAACACAT ggCTCAGCAAAGAATTTACCTACATCCTGCACTTCAACACTCAGTCCAGGGCTG TGTTTTTTCCCACAATATATGGCATCAGGTATCAAAACGCCCATCTTCATTGTAAATGCAGCCTATGACTCATGGCAG ATTAAGAACATTTTAGCACCTGGTGCTGCCGATCCAAACGGTCAATGGCGTAGCTGCAAGACTAATCTAATCAACTGCTCACCCAAACAACTAAATATAATGCAAG ATTATAGGTCACAATTCTTGAAGGCCTTGAGTGTTGTAGGCAACTCTTCATCAAATGGAATGTTTATAGACTCTTGCTATATCCACTGCCAAACAGAACCACAGGAAACATGGTTACAAAGTGACTCTCCAACGGTTGCTAATAAA ACAATTGCAGGGGCAGTAGCAGATTGGTTTTATGAAAGAAGTGCTTCCCGTGAGATAGATTGCAGTTACCCTTGCAACCCTACTTGTCAGGATCGTGTAGATGCATTACCCTACCCAGGAATATACTAG
- the LOC101493258 gene encoding pectin acetylesterase 8-like, which produces MKCTRMDQLLSLVICTLLLLLKAEGVAVPITYVQSAVAKGAVCLDGSPPAYHFDKGVGAGIDNWIVHFEGGGWCNNVSTCLDRRDTRLGSSKKMDKQLSFSGFFSNGKKFNPDFYDWNRIKVRYCDGASFTGDVEAVDPATNLHFRGARIFVAVIEDLLAKGMKNAKNAILSGCSAGGLTSILQCDRFKTLLPAAAKVKCVSDAGYFINVKAVSGAQHIEQFYSQVVQTHGSAKNLPQSCTSRLSPGLCFFPQNVAAQIKTPIFFVNAAYDSWQIKNILAPGVADPHGTWRNCKLDINNCSPNQLTTMQGFRTQFLQAISGLSNSPSKGLFIDGCYAHCQTGMQETWMRSDSPVLANTTIAKAVGDWYYDRKTFHQIDCPYPCNPTCHNRVFDQNKLPEF; this is translated from the exons ATGAAGTGTACAAGAATGGACCAACTGTTAAGTCTTGTAATATGTACACTGCTTTTATTACTAAAGGCAGAAGGAGTTGCTGTGCCAATCACTTATGTTCAAAGTGCAGTGGCAAAAGGAGCTG TTTGTTTGGATGGAAGTCCACCAGCTTACCACTTTGATAAAGGAGTTGGAGCTGGAATTGACAATTGGATTGTTCACTTTGAG GGAGGAGGATGGTGCAACAATGTCTCTACTTGCCTCGATCGTAGGGACACTCGTTTAGGATCATCGAAGAAAATGGATAAGCAACTTtcattttctggatttttcagtAACGGCAAAAAGTTTAATCCAG ATTTCTATGATTGGAACAGAATCAAGGTTAGGTACTGTGATGGCGCATCATTTACCGGCGATGTTGAAGCTGTCGATCCA GCAACCAATTTGCACTTCAGAGGAGCAAGGATTTTTGTTGCTGTCATTGAAGATTTACTAGCAAAAGGAATGAAAAATGCTAAAAAT GCAATTCTCTCTGGATGTTCAGCTGGAGGATTGACTTCGATTTTACAATGCGATCGCTTCAAAACTCTTTTACCTGCAGCAGCTAAAGTGAAATGTGTTTCAGATGCTGGTTATTTTATCAATGT AAAGGCTGTTTCTGGAGCACAACACATTGAACAATTCTACAGTCAAGTTGTTCAAACACAT GGCTCAGCGAAGAATTTACCTCAGTCTTGCACTTCAAGACTCTCACCAGGGCTG TGCTTTTTTCCGCAAAATGTGGCAGCGCAAATTAAAACACCGATTTTCTTTGTAAATGCAGCCTATGATTCATGGCAG ATTAAGAACATTTTGGCACCAGGTGTTGCTGATCCTCATGGCACTTGGCGTAACTGCAAGCTTGATATAAACAATTGTTCACCTAATCAATTAACTACAATGCAAG GTTTCAGGACACAATTCTTGCAGGCAATTAGTGGGCTTAGTAACTCTCCATCTAAAGGATTGTTTATAGATGGTTGCTATGCTCACTGCCAAACTGGAATGCAGGAAACATGGATGAGAAGTGACTCTCCAGTTCTGGCCAATACT ACAATAGCAAAGGCTGTGGGAGATTGGTATTATGACAGAAAGACTTTTCATCAGATAGATTGTCCTTACCCTTGCAACCCTACTTGCCATAACCGTGTTTTTGATCAAAACAAGCTACCAGAATTTTAG